The Peribacillus sp. FSL E2-0218 genome contains a region encoding:
- a CDS encoding aspartyl-phosphate phosphatase Spo0E family protein translates to MEALHEKIEILRKELITTALKYGFTAPNTLHISQELDKLLNLLGHEKEMIGFQQM, encoded by the coding sequence ATGGAAGCATTACATGAAAAAATCGAGATATTGAGGAAAGAATTAATAACCACCGCATTAAAGTATGGATTCACTGCACCAAACACTTTACATATTAGTCAGGAATTAGATAAACTATTGAATTTACTAGGGCATGAAAAAGAAATGATTGGTTTTCAGCAAATGTAA
- a CDS encoding DnaA N-terminal domain-containing protein — translation MNDKDILMKELKDLKTSLEHEVRRVTKIIDHLTRENETKPPTEDGHIHMEISNEQDLFSLVKVQMQKKISKPSYETWFKGVFVSSDENGLMTLVAPNEFARDWLEERYGESIKSSLKDISGKDYEIRFIAK, via the coding sequence ATGAATGATAAAGATATATTAATGAAGGAATTAAAAGACCTAAAAACTTCACTTGAACATGAGGTAAGACGTGTCACGAAAATAATCGATCATTTAACACGGGAAAATGAAACGAAACCCCCGACGGAAGATGGCCACATACATATGGAAATATCGAATGAACAGGACTTGTTCTCTTTAGTTAAAGTGCAAATGCAGAAAAAGATCAGCAAGCCAAGTTACGAAACATGGTTTAAAGGTGTGTTCGTATCATCGGATGAAAATGGCCTAATGACATTAGTTGCACCTAATGAATTCGCCAGAGATTGGTTAGAAGAGCGCTACGGTGAATCGATAAAATCCTCACTTAAGGATATCAGCGGCAAAGATTACGAGATCCGGTTCATTGCGAAATAA
- a CDS encoding DUF2975 domain-containing protein — protein sequence MKQVTTLFLKLAVIFIGIPVLALCIFLVPKIGNFAGELYPDIAYMKSLVLIDMYAAAIPFYFALYQAFKLLSYIDKNQAFSELSVKALKNIKYSAITISTLYLLGMPLYYLMAERVDPPSFRPIGLVIIFASMVIAFFAAVLQRLLQEAINIKSENDLTV from the coding sequence GTGAAACAAGTTACGACACTCTTTTTAAAGCTAGCTGTTATTTTTATAGGAATTCCCGTTCTTGCCTTGTGCATATTTTTGGTGCCTAAGATCGGGAATTTTGCTGGAGAATTATATCCAGATATTGCTTATATGAAATCTCTCGTTTTAATAGATATGTATGCGGCAGCGATCCCTTTTTACTTTGCTTTGTATCAAGCTTTTAAACTTTTAAGCTATATTGATAAGAATCAGGCGTTCTCGGAATTATCGGTAAAGGCTTTAAAGAATATAAAGTACTCTGCCATCACAATCAGTACCTTGTACCTGCTGGGTATGCCACTCTACTATCTTATGGCGGAAAGAGTCGACCCTCCAAGTTTTAGACCTATCGGATTGGTGATTATTTTCGCCTCTATGGTGATTGCCTTTTTTGCTGCTGTACTCCAAAGACTATTACAAGAAGCCATTAATATAAAATCGGAAAATGATTTAACGGTCTGA